The segment CGAAGCGTCGTGGCCTTCGGTGGTGATGCGGATCTTGATCTCGTCCGAGACGTTGGGCACGTAGGCGCCGACGCCGAAGTCCGAGCGCTTGATCGTCGCCGTGGCGTCGAAGCCGACGGTCTGCGAATGCATCATCGGGTGCGGGCCGATCTTGTTCAGGGTGACGTCGAGGGTGACCGGCTTGGTCACGCCGTGGACGGTCAGGTCACCGGTGACCTTGAGCTTGCCCTTACCCGCCGTGGCGACCTTGGTGCTCTTGAAGGTGACGGTCGGGTACTTGGCGGCATCCAGGAAGTCAGCCGACTTCAGGTGCTCGTCGAGCTTCGGCACGAAGGTGTCCAGGCCGGACAGCGGCAGGGTGGCTTCGACGGTGGCCTTGGTCGGGTCTTTTTCGTCGTAGACGAGCTTGCCGTCGACGCTGCCCAGGTTGGCGGTCGGGTTGGAGAAGCCGAAGTGGTTCCAGCTGAACAGGACCATGGTGTGGCCCGGATCCAGGTTGTAGGTGACCGGGGCGGCGGTGGCGGTGCCAGCGGCGGCGATCAGGCCCGCGAGGGCGACGTAACGGAGAGCGCGCATGTGAAGCTCCTGCGGTGGGTTGGGGTACAGCTGAAAAAAAGCGGGTTAGAGGATCTGTGCCGCTTCGTCGAAGGCGAGGCGCGGCAGGCGGCCGAACAGGTTCTTGTCCGGATCGCCGTAGCCGATGTTGACCAGGAAGTTCGACTTGACCTGGCTACCGGCGAAGAACTCGGCGTCCAGCCCGGCCTGGTCGTAGCCGGACATCGGGCCGCAATCCAGGCCCAGCGCGCGGGCGGCCATGATCAGGTAGGCGCCCTGCAGCGAGCTGTTGCGCATGGCCGTGGCCTGGATGAGCGGCTCGTTGCCGAGGAACCAGCTGCGTGCATCGGCATGCGGGAACAGCCTGGGCAGGTGGTCGTAGAAGGCGAAATCCGTGGCGACGATGGCGGTCACCG is part of the Luteibacter pinisoli genome and harbors:
- a CDS encoding YceI family protein; amino-acid sequence: MRALRYVALAGLIAAAGTATAAPVTYNLDPGHTMVLFSWNHFGFSNPTANLGSVDGKLVYDEKDPTKATVEATLPLSGLDTFVPKLDEHLKSADFLDAAKYPTVTFKSTKVATAGKGKLKVTGDLTVHGVTKPVTLDVTLNKIGPHPMMHSQTVGFDATATIKRSDFGVGAYVPNVSDEIKIRITTEGHDASAK
- a CDS encoding malonic semialdehyde reductase; the protein is MSAPLSDASLDQLFRHARTFNAWQDKEVTDEQLGELYDLVKMGPTSANSSPMRLVFIKSKDAKARLKPFLSENNAEKTMAAPVTAIVATDFAFYDHLPRLFPHADARSWFLGNEPLIQATAMRNSSLQGAYLIMAARALGLDCGPMSGYDQAGLDAEFFAGSQVKSNFLVNIGYGDPDKNLFGRLPRLAFDEAAQIL